A single region of the Streptomyces sp. NBC_01262 genome encodes:
- a CDS encoding MarR family winged helix-turn-helix transcriptional regulator, giving the protein MPIPSPASEPDAEAMVNALLTASRLLVAVSARSLGAVEEALTLPQFRMLVVLDTRGAMNLSQLAAELSVQPSTAMRMIDRLVAVDMVARGASRTDRRTSVISLTGTGRHAVREVTDRRRSEIARIVEAMPVGQRRHLIDALQTFTEAGEEPSVTDGAPLHLGW; this is encoded by the coding sequence ATGCCGATCCCTTCGCCAGCCTCTGAGCCCGATGCCGAGGCGATGGTCAATGCCCTGCTGACCGCATCCCGACTACTGGTCGCGGTGTCCGCCCGGTCCCTGGGCGCGGTGGAGGAAGCCCTGACGCTGCCGCAGTTCCGAATGCTGGTGGTGCTCGACACGCGAGGTGCGATGAACTTGTCGCAGCTGGCCGCGGAGCTGAGCGTGCAACCGTCCACCGCGATGCGGATGATCGACCGCCTGGTGGCGGTGGACATGGTGGCCCGTGGCGCCTCCCGCACCGACCGGCGCACCAGTGTGATCTCGCTGACCGGGACTGGCCGGCACGCGGTGCGCGAGGTCACCGACCGGCGCAGATCCGAGATCGCCCGCATCGTCGAGGCGATGCCTGTCGGCCAGCGGCGCCACCTCATCGATGCGTTGCAGACCTTCACCGAGGCCGGGGAAGAGCCCTCGGTCACCGACGGCGCGCCCCTGCACCTGGGCTGGTGA
- a CDS encoding chloride channel protein: protein MGDVVSAGRVRHAGQAQWGVIALALVVGAGAGAGAIAFRWLIQTFTRLFSGHADYSSAGHASNPHVPWLGPWFVLLAPALGGLLYGPLVQRFAREARGHGVPEVMYAVALRGGRIAPQVAVVKALASALCMGSGGSVGREGPIVQIGSALGSTLGRVLRVPENRMRMLVACGAAGGIAATFNAPLAGVFFAMELILRDFAVESFGAVVISSVTASVVGRAAFGDTAFLALPAFHVTHLTQYLLFALLGVVAGAVGVGFTRVLYWVEDACDWAWRGPEWLRPAVGGLLLGGLLLVLPQMYGVGYPVLGDAIKGRYALGFLLLLLVGKMFATSLTIGIGGSGGVFAPSLFLGAMAGTAFGTVAHHLVPGSAGVVGAYGLVGMGAAFAGAARAPITAVIVLFELTGEYSIILPMMLAIVLATLTGRLLSRDTIYTLKLRRRGIDLDAGRADSPLASAFVRDVMEDLPTSLPGTLPLKDAADALALSGRGALPVTTPDGRYLGVITARAVAEALAAPDIDTAGAPVAAGDLAEVPHSVTPGMPLAAALHALVVADGSGLPVLDDHRDAPVGWITHQAILSRLHASAPVPAWIAE, encoded by the coding sequence ATGGGTGATGTGGTGAGCGCGGGGCGAGTGCGTCACGCAGGACAGGCGCAGTGGGGCGTGATCGCCCTGGCGCTGGTGGTGGGCGCCGGGGCCGGAGCCGGTGCCATAGCCTTCCGGTGGCTGATCCAGACGTTCACCCGGTTGTTCTCCGGCCACGCCGACTACTCCTCCGCCGGCCACGCGAGCAACCCGCATGTGCCATGGCTGGGACCCTGGTTCGTGCTGCTCGCGCCCGCGCTGGGCGGTCTGCTGTACGGCCCGCTGGTGCAGCGCTTCGCCAGGGAGGCGCGCGGCCACGGGGTACCCGAGGTGATGTACGCCGTCGCGCTGCGCGGCGGCCGTATCGCACCGCAGGTCGCCGTCGTCAAGGCGCTGGCCTCGGCGCTGTGCATGGGCTCGGGCGGCTCGGTGGGCCGTGAGGGCCCGATCGTGCAGATCGGTTCGGCGCTGGGCTCCACGCTCGGCCGGGTTCTGCGGGTGCCGGAGAACCGGATGCGGATGCTGGTCGCCTGTGGTGCGGCGGGCGGCATCGCGGCGACCTTCAACGCCCCGCTGGCCGGGGTGTTCTTCGCGATGGAGCTGATCCTGCGCGACTTCGCCGTGGAGTCCTTCGGCGCGGTCGTGATCTCCAGCGTCACCGCGAGCGTGGTGGGCCGGGCCGCCTTCGGCGACACCGCTTTCCTGGCCCTGCCCGCCTTCCACGTCACCCATCTAACCCAGTACCTGCTGTTCGCCCTGCTGGGCGTTGTCGCCGGAGCGGTCGGGGTCGGTTTCACCCGGGTGCTGTACTGGGTCGAGGACGCCTGCGACTGGGCCTGGCGCGGTCCGGAGTGGCTGCGCCCGGCTGTCGGCGGGCTGCTCCTCGGCGGGCTCCTGCTCGTACTGCCGCAGATGTACGGGGTGGGTTACCCGGTGCTCGGTGACGCCATCAAGGGCAGATACGCCCTGGGCTTCCTGCTGCTCCTGCTGGTCGGCAAGATGTTCGCCACCAGCCTGACCATCGGGATCGGCGGCTCCGGCGGGGTCTTCGCCCCGTCCCTCTTCCTCGGCGCGATGGCCGGCACCGCCTTCGGTACGGTGGCGCACCACCTCGTGCCCGGCAGCGCGGGAGTGGTCGGCGCGTACGGCCTGGTGGGCATGGGAGCGGCCTTCGCCGGGGCCGCACGGGCCCCGATCACGGCCGTCATCGTCCTGTTCGAGCTCACCGGCGAGTACTCGATCATCCTGCCGATGATGCTCGCGATCGTCCTGGCCACCCTCACCGGCCGCCTGCTCTCCCGCGACACCATCTACACCCTCAAGCTGCGCCGCCGGGGCATCGACCTGGACGCCGGACGAGCCGACTCCCCGCTCGCCTCCGCCTTCGTGCGCGATGTCATGGAAGACCTCCCGACCTCGCTGCCGGGCACGCTGCCCCTCAAGGACGCTGCCGACGCCCTGGCCCTGTCCGGGCGCGGCGCCCTGCCGGTGACCACGCCGGACGGCCGCTACCTGGGCGTCATCACCGCCCGCGCGGTCGCCGAGGCACTGGCCGCGCCGGACATCGACACGGCAGGAGCCCCGGTCGCCGCCGGGGACCTCGCCGAGGTGCCGCACTCGGTCACGCCCGGAATGCCGCTGGCCGCCGCCCTGCACGCACTGGTCGTCGCGGACGGAAGCGGTCTGCCGGTGCTCGACGACCACAGGGACGCTCCCGTCGGCTGGATCACCCATCAGGCGATACTGTCCCGGCTGCACGCGTCGGCTCCGGTCCCGGCCTGGATTGCGGAATGA
- a CDS encoding DUF1996 domain-containing protein, translating into MSRSLALLDTQIDEADQRLATTVGQGGANFVQNAILGPLADKRTATLDRIAIAIGRVAERPTGLDALAMCTLKDSGADQASASASDTATATDTATATATASATASGPSAEDFVDITTVARNVKKVRNRRGASTGTFVSKCGVNAQRRFNTDNVIVAPGVSNGAHHTHDYVGNDSTDFQSTDETLAAAGTSCTNGDLSTYYWPVLRIQDGTEEFDANRLGGGLEGNVGRIVTAEKATITFKGSPVGKVTAMPRFLRIITGDAKAFTNGTANANAHWSCTGFENKVQLTDKYPLCPSGSKVVRSFAFQSCWDGQNTDSVNHRTHVAFAQADGTCPSGFKAIPQLVMRLVYDVPATPNFAVDGFPEQAHKPITDHDDFINVMSDKLMNRAVRCINTGRRCG; encoded by the coding sequence GTGAGCCGTAGCCTCGCGCTGCTCGACACGCAGATCGACGAAGCCGACCAGAGGCTTGCCACCACTGTCGGGCAGGGTGGTGCGAACTTCGTGCAGAACGCGATTCTCGGCCCGCTCGCAGATAAGCGCACCGCGACGCTCGACCGCATAGCCATTGCCATCGGCCGGGTCGCCGAGAGGCCCACCGGACTGGACGCCCTCGCCATGTGCACCCTCAAGGACAGTGGTGCCGACCAGGCCTCCGCCAGCGCCTCGGACACCGCAACCGCCACCGATACGGCGACGGCGACGGCAACGGCGAGCGCCACGGCCTCCGGCCCGTCCGCCGAGGACTTCGTGGACATCACCACTGTGGCCCGCAACGTGAAGAAAGTCCGCAACCGCCGAGGCGCCTCCACCGGCACCTTCGTCTCCAAGTGCGGGGTCAACGCGCAGAGGCGGTTCAACACCGACAATGTGATCGTGGCGCCCGGCGTGTCCAACGGCGCACACCACACCCACGACTACGTGGGCAACGACTCCACCGACTTCCAGTCCACCGACGAGACTCTGGCCGCAGCCGGCACCAGTTGCACCAACGGCGACCTGTCGACGTACTACTGGCCCGTGCTGCGCATCCAGGACGGCACCGAGGAGTTCGACGCCAACCGGCTCGGCGGCGGCCTGGAGGGCAACGTCGGCCGGATCGTGACCGCTGAGAAGGCGACCATCACCTTCAAGGGGAGCCCGGTCGGCAAGGTCACCGCGATGCCGCGGTTCCTGCGCATCATCACCGGCGACGCGAAGGCCTTCACCAACGGCACGGCGAACGCCAACGCCCACTGGAGCTGCACCGGCTTCGAGAACAAGGTTCAGCTGACCGACAAGTACCCGCTGTGTCCCAGCGGGAGCAAAGTCGTACGCAGCTTCGCCTTCCAGAGCTGCTGGGACGGGCAGAACACCGACAGCGTCAACCACCGTACCCACGTCGCCTTCGCCCAGGCCGACGGCACCTGTCCGAGCGGCTTCAAGGCCATACCGCAGCTGGTGATGCGCCTGGTCTACGACGTCCCGGCCACGCCGAACTTCGCCGTCGACGGCTTCCCCGAGCAAGCGCACAAGCCCATCACCGACCACGACGACTTCATCAACGTCATGTCCGACAAGCTGATGAACCGCGCCGTGCGCTGCATCAACACCGGCCGCCGCTGCGGCTGA
- a CDS encoding nitroreductase family deazaflavin-dependent oxidoreductase: MLRAPIQLYRWHLGWLFGGRMLLLTHIGRASGQPRQVVLEVAGRDPGTGAYHLASGFGPASQWYRNIQHTPQVTVQVGRRRMRAIAHALAPEESGRLMAAYALRHPRAARKLMRLCGLETDGSAGDYYLIGRDHIPFVAVIPQSRPGPEPTRAAGTVSPDG; the protein is encoded by the coding sequence TTGCTTCGCGCTCCCATCCAGCTCTACCGCTGGCATCTGGGCTGGCTGTTCGGCGGCCGGATGCTGCTGCTCACCCACATCGGGCGTGCCAGCGGGCAGCCTCGCCAGGTCGTGCTGGAGGTGGCCGGGCGCGACCCGGGCACCGGTGCGTACCATCTGGCTTCCGGCTTCGGCCCGGCGTCGCAGTGGTACCGCAACATCCAGCACACGCCGCAGGTCACCGTCCAGGTCGGGCGGCGCCGGATGCGCGCGATCGCCCACGCCCTCGCGCCGGAGGAGTCGGGGCGACTCATGGCCGCATATGCACTGCGGCATCCCCGGGCCGCCCGCAAGCTGATGCGGCTGTGCGGGCTGGAGACCGACGGAAGCGCCGGTGACTACTACCTGATCGGCCGTGACCACATCCCGTTCGTGGCGGTCATTCCGCAATCCAGGCCGGGACCGGAGCCGACGCGTGCAGCCGGGACAGTATCGCCTGATGGGTGA
- a CDS encoding TetR/AcrR family transcriptional regulator — protein sequence MSEIQSSPPLRRRRRRADAERSSAAILEAAIRLLGERSEATMDDIAEAAGVTRQTIYAHYTSREVLLGAVVDRATQDTLAAIDAADLEQGPAPEALLRFLDTSWRTFERFPVISQRGVTTTPQDEHDRHTPVLDRLLRLVRRGQDAGDFDSQLSPTWLLAATVALGHAAGEQVSSGRMTNQEASTALKRSVLRLYGVAASE from the coding sequence GTGTCTGAGATCCAGTCGAGCCCGCCCCTTCGTCGCCGTAGGCGCCGTGCCGACGCCGAACGCAGCAGCGCCGCCATTCTCGAAGCCGCCATCCGGCTCCTCGGCGAACGGTCGGAGGCGACCATGGATGACATCGCCGAAGCCGCCGGAGTCACCCGGCAGACCATCTACGCCCACTACACCTCGCGTGAGGTCCTGCTCGGAGCCGTCGTCGACCGCGCCACGCAAGACACCCTGGCCGCCATCGACGCCGCAGATCTCGAGCAGGGGCCTGCCCCCGAAGCACTCCTGCGCTTCCTCGACACCAGCTGGCGAACCTTCGAACGCTTCCCCGTGATCAGCCAGCGGGGCGTCACGACCACACCGCAGGACGAACACGATCGGCACACGCCCGTACTGGACCGACTGCTCCGCCTGGTTCGCCGTGGACAGGACGCAGGCGACTTCGACTCTCAGCTGTCCCCCACCTGGCTACTGGCTGCCACGGTCGCCCTCGGACATGCGGCAGGAGAACAGGTCAGCAGCGGCCGGATGACGAACCAGGAAGCGAGCACAGCCCTCAAGCGCAGCGTCCTGCGCCTCTACGGCGTTGCGGCAAGCGAGTAG
- a CDS encoding kelch motif-containing protein yields the protein MRYRPSRRSRTTAQAAVAFMVLAGLNAPAVIGFAEAKYHAYEINKPGYKAAYGHWGVADMPAEYQLNSIHAALLPTGKVLLIAGSGNNIKLFKGGSFKSTVWDPVKNTFRKIATPKDMFCAGHSQLPDGKLLIAGGTARYEVLKGDVKRAGGAMLVKNEDPDHARTFPKGTVFVSPGGKKYVAQFPVRVPAAKKTVNKKHGKTIVTVTANQARVYVEAPEDGTQGITDTSAQYGIQGLKGKDRDNFYGLANKLGMDKKDFQGIREAYEFDPWTEKYVKVDAMSEARWYPTLVSLADGKVLAVSGLDDIGQVVPGRNEIFDPKTRKWSKAATRYFPTYPSLFLLQGGDRVFYSGSNAGYGPADDGRIPGVWNLKTNRFTQVPGLKAPRILETSSSVLLPPAQDQKVMVLGGGGVGESRKSTARTAIVDLKAAKPSYAAGPELSEPTRYLNSVIMPDDTVFTTGGSRDYRGRSASNILKAQFYNPATNTFTPAAAPTVGRNYHTEALLLPDGRVAVFGSDSLFGDKDNTVPGTFEQRVEVYTPPYLYRASRPEIHGGPTEVARGGSATFMTASASRIRTARLIHPGSATHVTDVDQRSIALNVKRANGRITVSVPKDSSLVPSGWYLLYVTDRHHTPSKGVWVRVR from the coding sequence ATGAGATACCGCCCGAGCCGCAGGTCGCGGACCACCGCACAGGCCGCCGTGGCGTTCATGGTGCTCGCCGGCCTCAACGCGCCGGCGGTGATCGGCTTCGCCGAGGCGAAGTATCACGCATACGAGATCAACAAGCCGGGGTACAAGGCCGCCTACGGCCACTGGGGCGTGGCCGACATGCCGGCGGAATACCAGCTCAACTCCATCCACGCCGCGCTGCTGCCCACCGGCAAGGTGCTCCTGATCGCCGGATCCGGCAACAACATCAAGCTCTTCAAGGGCGGCAGCTTCAAGAGCACCGTGTGGGACCCGGTCAAGAACACCTTCAGGAAGATCGCCACCCCGAAGGACATGTTCTGCGCCGGCCACTCCCAACTGCCCGACGGCAAGCTCCTGATCGCCGGCGGTACCGCTCGCTACGAGGTCCTCAAAGGCGACGTCAAGCGGGCGGGCGGCGCGATGCTGGTCAAGAACGAGGACCCCGACCATGCCCGCACCTTCCCCAAGGGCACGGTCTTCGTCTCGCCCGGCGGCAAGAAATACGTCGCCCAGTTCCCCGTCCGCGTACCGGCCGCGAAGAAGACGGTGAACAAGAAGCACGGCAAGACCATCGTCACTGTCACCGCCAACCAGGCCCGGGTCTACGTCGAGGCGCCCGAGGACGGCACGCAGGGCATCACCGACACCTCGGCCCAGTACGGGATCCAGGGCCTGAAGGGCAAGGACCGGGACAACTTCTACGGCCTCGCCAACAAGCTCGGCATGGACAAGAAGGACTTTCAGGGAATCAGGGAGGCCTATGAGTTCGACCCCTGGACCGAGAAGTACGTCAAGGTCGACGCAATGAGCGAGGCCCGCTGGTATCCCACCCTGGTCAGCCTCGCCGACGGCAAGGTGCTGGCCGTGTCCGGTCTGGACGACATCGGGCAGGTCGTCCCCGGCAGGAACGAGATCTTCGACCCGAAAACCCGGAAGTGGTCCAAGGCCGCGACCCGCTATTTCCCGACCTACCCCTCCCTCTTCCTCCTGCAGGGCGGCGACCGGGTTTTCTACTCCGGCTCCAACGCCGGCTACGGCCCCGCCGACGACGGCCGCATCCCCGGCGTCTGGAATCTGAAGACCAACAGGTTCACCCAGGTGCCCGGCCTGAAGGCCCCGAGGATCCTGGAGACGTCCTCATCGGTCCTGCTGCCACCGGCCCAGGACCAGAAGGTCATGGTGCTCGGCGGAGGCGGTGTCGGGGAGTCCAGGAAATCGACGGCACGCACCGCGATCGTCGACCTCAAGGCCGCCAAGCCCTCCTACGCCGCTGGGCCGGAGCTGTCGGAGCCCACGCGCTACCTCAACAGCGTGATCATGCCGGACGACACCGTGTTCACCACCGGCGGCTCTCGGGACTACCGCGGCCGCAGCGCCAGCAACATCCTCAAGGCCCAGTTCTACAACCCCGCCACCAACACCTTCACCCCCGCCGCCGCCCCCACCGTGGGACGCAACTACCACACCGAGGCGCTGCTCCTGCCCGACGGCCGGGTCGCCGTCTTCGGCTCCGACTCGCTCTTCGGCGACAAGGACAACACCGTCCCGGGCACCTTCGAGCAGCGCGTCGAGGTCTACACCCCGCCCTACCTCTACCGCGCCTCCCGCCCCGAAATCCACGGCGGGCCCACCGAAGTGGCCCGGGGCGGCAGCGCCACCTTCATGACCGCATCCGCCTCGCGCATCCGCACCGCCCGGCTGATCCACCCCGGATCCGCCACCCACGTCACCGACGTCGACCAGCGCTCCATCGCCCTGAACGTCAAGCGCGCCAACGGCCGCATCACCGTGTCCGTCCCCAAGGACTCCTCTCTCGTCCCGTCCGGCTGGTACCTGCTCTACGTCACTGACCGGCACCACACCCCGTCCAAGGGAGTGTGGGTGCGCGTCCGATAG
- a CDS encoding amino acid permease, with protein MPGSLVGLVTAKLLAVGAAVPQGGGAAAAAARAFGPRWTFLPVGAQVVDFVLTIGICIAAAASAVIALFPALAPVSIPLALILLVIVAGLTWFGHGGRSLFEVMTVVFVVISVTVVILGFVAPHTTGGTAATAGPGHSAVLAVVLAFPVAMALATGIEAPSTAIAQLGQLDDTDRRRFGRGTLALLLVIVGGLTLTLTALAVRLRIGLPGADSTQIADIAHATAGPGWLYSGFQLTSPPSPVPPFKPTPVCSRPWPAPPTRPASSRPSSAESTATTPRAGPSWPTWPPQP; from the coding sequence GTGCCGGGAAGCCTGGTCGGCCTGGTCACGGCCAAATTACTGGCAGTGGGTGCGGCGGTTCCCCAAGGGGGCGGAGCTGCGGCCGCCGCCGCTCGGGCCTTCGGCCCGCGTTGGACGTTCCTGCCTGTCGGCGCGCAGGTCGTGGACTTCGTCCTGACAATAGGCATCTGCATCGCGGCAGCGGCGAGCGCGGTGATCGCCCTGTTCCCGGCCCTCGCGCCGGTTAGTATTCCGCTGGCGCTGATTCTGCTGGTGATCGTGGCCGGCCTGACCTGGTTCGGACACGGCGGGCGGTCGCTGTTCGAGGTCATGACCGTGGTGTTCGTGGTGATCTCGGTGACCGTGGTGATCCTGGGCTTCGTTGCTCCACACACCACAGGTGGCACAGCCGCCACCGCCGGCCCCGGTCATTCGGCTGTGCTGGCCGTCGTCCTGGCCTTTCCCGTGGCGATGGCCCTGGCCACGGGCATCGAGGCGCCGTCCACCGCGATCGCCCAGCTCGGGCAGCTCGACGACACCGACCGCCGCCGCTTCGGCCGGGGCACCCTGGCATTGCTGCTGGTCATCGTCGGCGGCCTGACCCTGACGCTGACCGCTCTCGCCGTACGCCTGCGCATCGGTCTGCCCGGCGCCGACTCCACCCAGATCGCCGACATCGCCCACGCCACCGCAGGCCCCGGCTGGCTCTACAGCGGTTTCCAGCTGACCAGCCCGCCGTCGCCAGTTCCTCCTTTCAAGCCGACCCCGGTCTGCTCAAGGCCCTGGCCGGCACCGCCGACGCGCCCGGCGTCCTCCCGCCCGTCCTCGGCCGAGTCAACCGCCACCACACCCCGTGCTGGTCCGTCATGGCCTACCTGGCCGCCGCAGCCCTGA
- a CDS encoding class I SAM-dependent methyltransferase, with protein sequence MRTVANTHQAEAWNGYEGLHWAENRRRYDAVNGGMNKPLFEAAAIAAPDHVLDIGCGTGQTTRLAARHAADGLAVGVDLSAPMLEQARTATAEQGIRNARFVQGDAQVHDFAADGFDVAISRGGIMYFADPVAAFTNVGRALRPGGRLAFVCPTALRPDDDFARALTPLWTLMRQHAPGSDTLGESAPGTNQLDDPHGIGQVLDRAGFTDVSTEPISVPMVFGRDAVEAAEFIFAMGPMRFNLQGAAPDSVARARAQVATALADFYDAGEVKLHAALWAVSALRSAPAA encoded by the coding sequence GTGCGGACCGTCGCGAACACACATCAGGCAGAGGCGTGGAACGGCTATGAGGGCCTCCACTGGGCCGAGAACCGCCGACGCTACGACGCGGTGAACGGAGGGATGAACAAGCCCCTCTTCGAGGCCGCCGCCATCGCCGCCCCCGACCACGTGCTCGACATCGGCTGCGGTACGGGCCAGACCACCCGCCTGGCAGCCCGGCATGCCGCCGACGGGCTTGCGGTCGGGGTCGATCTGTCCGCTCCGATGCTGGAGCAGGCGCGTACGGCCACCGCCGAGCAAGGAATACGGAACGCGAGGTTCGTTCAGGGCGACGCACAAGTTCACGACTTCGCCGCGGACGGCTTCGACGTCGCCATCAGCCGTGGCGGAATCATGTACTTCGCCGATCCCGTCGCCGCGTTCACCAACGTCGGCCGCGCACTACGCCCCGGCGGGCGCCTGGCGTTCGTATGCCCGACGGCCCTGCGGCCTGACGATGACTTCGCCCGGGCCCTGACCCCACTGTGGACGTTGATGCGCCAGCATGCCCCAGGGTCCGACACGCTCGGGGAGAGCGCCCCGGGCACCAATCAACTCGACGACCCCCATGGGATCGGGCAGGTACTCGACAGGGCAGGCTTCACGGACGTCTCGACCGAGCCGATCAGCGTGCCGATGGTCTTCGGTCGCGATGCCGTGGAGGCAGCTGAATTCATCTTCGCCATGGGGCCGATGCGCTTCAACCTGCAAGGAGCCGCGCCAGACTCCGTCGCCCGGGCCCGCGCCCAGGTGGCGACGGCCCTCGCCGACTTCTACGATGCCGGGGAAGTGAAACTGCACGCGGCCTTGTGGGCGGTCAGCGCCCTCCGATCCGCTCCGGCCGCTTGA